A region of uncultured Desulfobacter sp. DNA encodes the following proteins:
- a CDS encoding rubredoxin, which translates to MSDPKDMYQCQVTNCGFIYDPDRGDRKGKIKKGIKFEDLPEDWRCPVCGASPKSFKCLG; encoded by the coding sequence ATGTCAGATCCCAAAGATATGTACCAGTGCCAGGTTACCAATTGCGGATTTATTTACGATCCGGACAGGGGCGATCGCAAAGGAAAAATTAAAAAAGGAATAAAATTTGAAGACCTGCCCGAAGACTGGCGCTGTCCGGTCTGCGGAGCCAGCCCCAAAAGTTTTAAGTGCCTGGGCTGA
- a CDS encoding DVU0772 family protein produces the protein MRLNDIKKNYNLINSVDWEMTPEEAIALHLEWGPLRSQSYYNSRDNNNETVYFVINTWKKNPILTLVKRKGFDSEEIGNFDLPEDVISEFMQGIGKYKGVYAVEGKVRDWLRKELDA, from the coding sequence ATGAGACTCAACGACATAAAAAAAAATTACAACCTGATAAATTCCGTGGACTGGGAAATGACCCCGGAAGAAGCCATTGCCCTGCACCTGGAATGGGGTCCCTTACGTTCCCAGAGCTATTACAACTCCAGGGACAACAATAATGAAACCGTCTATTTTGTCATCAACACCTGGAAGAAAAATCCCATTCTGACCCTTGTAAAAAGAAAGGGGTTTGATTCCGAAGAAATTGGCAACTTTGATCTTCCCGAAGATGTTATTTCAGAATTCATGCAGGGTATCGGCAAATACAAAGGGGTCTATGCCGTGGAAGGAAAGGTAAGGGACTGGCTTAGAAAGGAACTTGATGCATAA
- the proC gene encoding pyrroline-5-carboxylate reductase has translation MLQNKKIGFIGSGNMGEALVSGLVMSKAAKPENIICSDVFPETLKNVQEKYGVLTTTSNIEVCEKSEIIIYATKPQILGSVLKETASALDKSKLIISIAAGVPLAAIAAGLQKELRLIRSMPNICAFVKESATAVCAGQFVQEGDVELARAVFDSVGKTVFIQENILMDAFTGLSGSGPAYIFTIVDAMADAGVKMGLSRKDSLFLSTQTVLGAARLLLESREHPGQLKDRVASPGGTAIAGIHTLEQGGLRTTMINAVESATKRSMELGEMMVKDFIKNAENG, from the coding sequence ATGCTTCAGAATAAAAAAATTGGTTTCATTGGAAGCGGCAACATGGGGGAAGCGCTGGTCAGCGGGCTTGTAATGTCCAAGGCAGCCAAGCCCGAAAACATTATCTGTTCGGATGTTTTTCCGGAAACACTTAAGAACGTTCAGGAAAAATACGGGGTGCTGACCACAACCAGCAATATCGAAGTCTGTGAGAAATCAGAAATCATTATCTACGCCACCAAACCCCAGATTCTGGGCTCTGTGCTCAAGGAGACGGCATCAGCCCTGGATAAATCCAAGCTCATTATCTCCATTGCCGCAGGTGTGCCTTTGGCCGCCATTGCCGCAGGCCTTCAAAAGGAACTGCGCCTGATCAGGTCCATGCCCAATATCTGCGCCTTTGTCAAAGAGAGCGCCACAGCCGTGTGTGCGGGGCAGTTTGTCCAGGAAGGCGATGTGGAACTGGCCCGGGCGGTTTTTGACTCTGTGGGCAAAACCGTATTTATCCAGGAGAATATACTCATGGATGCGTTCACAGGCTTAAGCGGCTCCGGCCCGGCATACATCTTTACCATTGTGGACGCCATGGCCGATGCCGGCGTAAAAATGGGACTGTCCAGAAAAGATTCCCTGTTTTTATCCACCCAGACCGTGCTGGGTGCCGCCCGCCTGCTTCTTGAAAGCCGGGAACATCCGGGACAACTCAAAGACAGGGTTGCCTCACCGGGCGGGACAGCCATTGCCGGCATCCACACCCTGGAACAGGGTGGGCTTCGTACAACCATGATCAATGCCGTTGAGTCTGCCACCAAACGGTCCATGGAATTAGGGGAGATGATGGTGAAAGACTTTATAAAAAATGCTGAAAACGGATAG
- a CDS encoding thioesterase family protein, which yields MARIEIKMVDVFLFETELTIRTTDLNFGNHVGNDAFVSLMQEVRTRFFISLGYSDLDVEGKGTIITDLAVVYKSQSYYGERLKFELGAGDFNKYGCDIFYRATNAENQKLVLEAKNGIVFFDYEKNKVSTIPKRFLERLTPSV from the coding sequence ATGGCACGCATTGAAATCAAAATGGTAGATGTTTTTTTATTTGAAACCGAATTGACCATCAGGACAACAGATTTGAATTTTGGCAACCATGTGGGAAATGATGCCTTTGTTTCTCTTATGCAGGAAGTAAGAACCCGGTTTTTCATATCCCTGGGCTATTCAGATCTGGATGTTGAAGGCAAGGGAACTATAATTACTGACCTGGCAGTTGTTTATAAATCACAATCTTATTATGGCGAGCGCCTGAAATTTGAGTTGGGGGCAGGTGATTTTAATAAATACGGGTGCGATATATTTTATCGTGCAACAAATGCGGAGAATCAAAAACTTGTTCTTGAGGCAAAAAACGGCATCGTGTTTTTTGACTATGAAAAGAATAAAGTATCAACAATTCCGAAAAGGTTTCTGGAACGGCTTACACCTTCGGTGTGA